In Monomorium pharaonis isolate MP-MQ-018 chromosome 3, ASM1337386v2, whole genome shotgun sequence, a genomic segment contains:
- the LOC105837719 gene encoding uncharacterized protein LOC105837719: MDETEIDGPASRSGAGSSPFVFSMPSAVFDLPRTINFGVGSDHVFNKKNAFTFAAPTIVSRSTNAVPSHAVSSANDKTDRYKPRISRNTYKPTVNVFANALKDTGAFEQMKKNSRSRAVKVNIDNSITCSDVPQALLTKTAAKEYFRRYGSIVKITIRPRKRVIVVVYTTRIEASAAYYGSGDYKSEKFKVEWTKLESAAAKATQQQTRKKDPRNMVANLLKASGNDDDDDEIKAELEAMANVEYNLHPAKGSANEISDIGAPVAQLLPLKAKVGGKAPTLSHEKTTAKSEKAAVKDVDSQIAKHLPHTSMEELQTMIRQAALTAEDKYKVLEARDRLMRLKRVKPASLATAKVTHGTCPDMCPEKERLMRESQRQVASYEQLEGNEYRINHATAVKQYSRSSADQEEPMPHELRPVRSLKMTMSYLLHELVDLCEQEGTNLAEWYHFLWDRTRGIRKDITQQELCCMESVELLEQCARFHIVCSERLCAEDTSVFDKKINSENLTKCLQTLKYMYHDLRVKGVTCENEPEFRAYIVLLNLNNGNFLYDLQQLPKFVQNSPEVKFAIKVYFSLDSNNYYKFFKLVQETTYLNACILLRYFNQVRLRALSIMIKAYCRSTSTAFPLYELIDILGFEDENEAICFCEQAGLNMSSDEMYILLNRQTFNMSVSTIPQTRSCNLVESKRIALNFSIGQCIAGKQMPEKTYKSHKPHSSFDAYGYLTPESINAADQQQIDSVSSSVAAQLPHDPYEFVETKETRRMPKLTSIRDKDQRTARDLRSAQIPRKQPANASHNENADAFKPPVSVPDPLVTSSSVFKTPDRAFVEHKPKEPNVFESKISAGESTKVASSEKSDQNRSAISAHRGNFTANDKQHPVMFGSSSNNSKAASVFSKPETSRSTESVPPFAMAMNKSIFSGTEPGNIFTRSAPSSSTVFVNKHFPLLVPPQQLVTFADDANKTTKEQSVFLKREQEEAMKAEAEKARREKLERLERAKRMQRIEEQSEEIYSSLHAEITHEFCSAIAKKEIDRIEMYNALSGRILSDVIEEVTCEVCDAMLTEEIDRQRRLQAMLLRIKNRVILKCVNVWKRHVSRQKRQRAALEDTPVWLQRHSVEETARMLYTKEQEVVIRNMRKRRREPEDVATNATETFTSIEVIVYAGIKENVRSLDLDSPPKLYWKLVISWPDLINRVALWACKKLMNEYLYPDNFTMDPIVKIYRPNPCETVHVCIRHFEGLISEHNLTGTDALLFIADASENYKSIARRLMRTVLSRHKLMPIPLAFIVLGNGDLESQNDSIVSDLESLLESGYVSEYTIMYEENLSAKVILNLTQSAVLWLTTNKSPPNPLEMDHLSNVYDTCLSEEMWLRILGDSMFNKKLSNALKDPNFVIDLHNEAVNHLIDIILDPESLLYTNFAPELKKFLKSSGTMPCSYEYFDESWKREEYRAKLEAAMNSFMLPPWNAPWPITDIQDLRRHIMHYCREVLSDSNCNIVFCDIFSNLFLTSGSLQISNFVHILLYVIKEKVHLLDEDLMIIYNKNHIKHFRTLPWWFKSNVLTEFMLHELNDDVVLNESMRKRKKLDKSENNMDDSVLDEKFGLLAEFCESTKARVMEVHSVSIEIENRLQAQQLENVLWEDKLKNALQGEISLTEEGI; this comes from the exons ATGGACGAAACGGAGATAGACGGACCAGCTTCGAGGTCGGGCGCAGGCTCGAGCCCCTTCGTGTTTTCCATGCCGAGCGCCGTGTTTGATCTTCCAAGAACCATTAATTTCGGCGTGGGATCGGATCATGTCTTCAACAAGAAGAACGCGTTTACTTTCGCCGCACCCACAATTGTGTCGCGGTCCACGAACGCGGTTCCGAGTCACGCGGTCTCAAGTGCCAACGACAAAACCGACAGGTACAAGCCGAGAATCTCCAGGAACACGTACAAGCCTACGGTCAACGTGTTCGCCAACGCCCTCAAGGATACCGGGGCGTTCGAGCAGATGAAAAAGAACTCCAGGTCGCGCGCCGTCAAGGTAAACATTGACAATTCGATAACGTGTTCGGACGTGCCCCAGGCGCTGCTGACTAAAACAGCGGCAAAGGAGTACTTTCGGAGATACGGGAGCATCGTGAAGATAACCATTCGTCCGCGGAAGCGCGTGATCGTGGTGGTTTACACGACGAGGATAGAGGCGAGCGCCGCGTACTACGGCAGTGGCGATTACAAGAGCGAGAAGTTTAAGGTGGAGTGGACAAAGCTGGAATCGGCTGCCGCAAAGGCGACGCAGCAGCAGACCCGGAAGAAGGATCCGCGAAACATGGTGGCGAATTTGCTCAAGGCGTCgggcaacgacgacgacgacgatgaaaTTAAGGCGGAGTTGGAGGCTATGGCGAACGTGGAATACAACTTGCATCCTGCAAAAGGGAGCGCGAACGAGATATCCGACATAGGCGCACCTGTTGCACAATTGTTGCCATTAAAGGCCAAAGTGGGTGGCAAGGCGCCAACGTTGTCACACGAGAAGACTACAGCGAAGTCGGAGAAGGCAGCCGTGAAGGACGTCGATAGTCAGATAGCAAAACACTTGCCCCATACAAGTATGGAGGAGCTGCAGACGATGATACGTCAGGCCGCTCTCACGGCCGAGGACAAGTACAAGGTGTTGGAGGCGAGGGACCGATTGATGCGTCTGAAGCGAGTCAAGCCGGCCTCGTTAGCGACGGCGAAGGTGACCCATGGCACCTGTCCGGATATGTGCCCAGAGAAGGAACGACTGATGCGCGAGTCGCAACGTCAGGTCGCGTCGTACGAGCAGCTTGAGGGGAACGAGTACAGGATCAATCACGCGACCGCCGTGAAGCAGTATTCGAGATCGTCCGCGGATCAGGAGGAGCCAATGCCGCACGAGCTCAGGCCGGTGCGATCCTTAAAAATGACCATGAGTTACCTGCTCCACGAGCTGGTCGATCTCTGTGAGCAGGAAGGCACAAATTTGGCTGAGTGGTACCACTTCCTCTGGGACAGGACGCGGGGCATCAGGAAGGATATCACGCAGCAGGAGCTCTGCTGCATGGAGAGCGTCGAGCTGCTCGAGCAGTGCGCCCGATTTCACATAGTATGCTCGGAAAGGCTCTGCGCAGAGGACACGTCTGTCTTCGACAAGAAGATCAACTCGGAGAATCTGACCAAGTGCCTGCAGACCCTGAAGTACATGTATCACGATCTGCGGGTGAAGGGCGTCACCTGCGAAAACGAGCCCGAGTTCCGGGCATACATCGTCCTGCTGAACCTGAACAACGGTAACTTCCTGTACGACCTGCAGCAGCTGCCCAAGTTCGTGCAAAACTCGCCGGAGGTCAAGTTTGCGATCAAAGTGTACTTCTCGCTGGACTCGAACAACTACTACAAGTTCTTCAAGCTCGTCCAAGAGACGACCTATCTGAACGCCTGCATTTTATTACGGTACTTCAATCAGGTCAGACTGCGGGCGCTTTCGATAATGATAAAGGCATACTGTAGAAGCACCTCGACCGCCTTCCCGTTGTACGAATTGATAGACATTCTCGGCTTCGAGGACGAGAACGAGGCGATATGCTTCTGCGAGCAGGCGGGACTGAATATGTCTAGTGACGAGATGTACATTCTTCTGAACCGCCAGACCTTCAACATGTCCGTGTCGACTATCCCGCAGACCAGGTCTTGCAATTTGGTCGAATCCAAGAGGATTGCCTTGAACTTTAGTATTGGCCAGTGTATCGCTGGTAAACAAATGCCGGAGAAAACCTATAAGAGTCACAAGCCGCACAGCAGTTTCGACGCGTATGGTTACCTGACGCCGGAGTCCATCAATGCCGCGGACCAACAGCAGATTGACAGCGTCTCCTCCTCTGTGGCGGCACAACTACCGCATGATCCGTATGAATTCGTGGAGACAAAAGAGACGAGGAGAATGCCGAAGCTGACATCGATCCGGGACAAGGATCAGAGAACCGCAAGAGATCTTCGTTCAGCGCAGATTCCACGAAAACAGCCAGCAAACGCGAGCCACAACGAAAATGCGGACGCGTTTAAACCGCCCGTCTCAGTTCCCGATCCTTTGGTCACCTCTTCGAGCGTCTTTAAAACGCCGGATCGAGCGTTCGTCGAGCACAAGCCGAAGGAACCGAATGTATTCGAGAGCAAAATTTCAGCTGGCGAGTCGACGAAGGTAGCTTCCTCAGAGAAATCCGATCAGAACAGAAGTGCAATTAGCGCCCATCGCGGAAATTTCACGGCTAACGATAAGCAGCATCCGGTGATGTTTGGTAGTAGCAGTAACAATTCAAAAGCAGCTTCCGTGTTCTCGAAACCAGAAACATCACGTAGCACAGAATCAGTCCCGCCGTTTGCGATGGCCATGAACAAAAGCATCTTCTCCGGGACGGAGCCGGGAAATATATTCACGAGGAGCGCACCCTCTTCCTCCACAGTGTTTGTTAACAAACATTTTCCCCTATTAGTTCCTCCACAGCAATTGGTGACATTCGCGGATGACGCGAATAAAACGACGAAGGAGCAAAGTGTCTTTCTCAAGAGGGAACAGGAGGAAGCGATGAAGGCGGAAGCTGAGAAAGCAAGACGGGAAAAGCTGGAAAGGCTGGAACGGGCGAAGAGAATGCAACGGATCGAGGAGCAGTCGGAGGAGATTTACAGTAGCCTGCACGCGGAGATCACCCACGAGTTCTGCTCCGCCATCGCGAAAAAAGAGATCGACCGGATAGAGATGTACAACGCGTTGAGCGGAAGAATCCTCTCGGACGTGATCGAGGAGGTGACTTGCGAGGTCTGCGACGCGATGTTGACCGAGGAGATCGACCGGCAACGAAGATTACAAGCAATGTTGCTGCGAATCAAGAACCGAGTGATCCTCAAGTGCGTGAACGTCTGGAAACGGCACGTGTCGAGGCAAAAGCGGCAGAGGGCGGCGCTAGAGGACACGCCGGTTTGGCTGCAGAGGCACTCCGTGGAGGAAACCGCGCGGATGCTGTACACCAAAGAGCAGGAGGTGGTGATACGGAATATGCGCAAGCGACGAAGAGAGCCGGAGGACGTCGCGACCAACGCGACGGAGACCTTCACGTCAATCGAAGTTATCGTGTACGCCGGCATCAAGGAGAATGTACGATCATTGGACCTTGATTCTCCGCCCAAATTGTACTGGAAACTCGTCATATCCTGGCCGGACCTGATCAACAGGGTGGCTCTTTGGGCCTGCAAAAAGCTGATGAACGAGTACTTGTACCCCGACAATTTTACGATGGATCCTATCGTGAAGATTTACCGGCCGAATCCCTGCGAGACCGTGCACGTCTGCATAAGGCACTTTGAGGGTCTAATCAGCGAGCACAACTTGACCGGCACCGACGCACTTCTGTTTATTGCCGACGCCTCGGAGAATTACAAATCCATTGCGAGACGTTTAATGAGAACCGTATTATCGCGGCACAAGTTGATGCCTATCCCGCTCGCCTTCATCGTCCTGGGTAATGGAGACTTGGAGAGTCAAAACGATAGTATCGTCTCGGACTTGGAATCCCTCCTGGAATCTGGCTACGTATCAGAATATACGATCATGTACGAGGAGAATTTGTCCGcgaaagttattttaaatttgacccAAAGCGCAGTTTTATGGTTGACGACGAACAAATCACCGCCGAATCCACTAGAAATGGATCATCTCTCTAACGTATACGACACCTGTTTGTCCGAGGAAATGTGGTTGAG GATACTAGGTGATTCAatgttcaataaaaaattatcaaacgCATTAAAGGACCCCAACTTTGTAATTGATTTGCACAACGAGGCTGTAAATCACCTTATAGACATAATCTTAGATCCAGAATCCCTACTATACACAAATTTCGCGCCTGAATTAAAAAAGTTCCTTAAAAGCAGTGGTACTATGCCATGCAGTTACGAATATTTTGACGAATCATGGAAACGAGAGGAATACAGAGCAAAATTAGAGGCCGCAATGAACAGCTTCATGTTACCACCATGGAA TGCACCATGGCCAATAACAGACATACAAGATTTACGACGACACATTATGCATTATTGCAGAGAGGTGCTATCTGATTCGAACTGTAATATCGTATTTTGCGATATATTCAGCAATCTGTTTCTTACCTCAGGCAGTTTACAAATATCCAACTTTGTACACATACTACTGTATGTTATTAAGGAGAAAGTTCATCTTCTCGATGAAGATCTAATGatcatttacaataaaaatcacaTCAAGCATTTCCGGACGTTACCATGGTGGTTTAAATCCAACGTACTGACAGAATTCATGCTGCATGAATTAAATGACGACGTCGTGTTAAACGAATCGATGAGAAAACGGAAGAAATTAGATAAATCGGAAAACAATATGGATGACAGCGTGTTAGATGAGAAATTTGGTTTATTGGCGGAGTTTTGTGAGAGTACCAAGGCTCGTGTTATGGAAGTGCATTCTGTATCTATAGAGATAGAAAACCGGTTGCAGGCGCAGCAATTGGAGAATGTATTATGGGAAGACAAATTGAAGAACGCTTTACAAGGCGAAATAAGTTTGACAGAAGAAGGCATATAA
- the LOC105837720 gene encoding ubiA prenyltransferase domain-containing protein 1 homolog codes for MMANGIQNSARRIEDNLMGNDVYHSASSSSSALGSPLMKLSSYFLAVRPWSLSASLMPTLLGSVLAYRLTGPADFSLISLILTVFIVLCVHGAGNVVNTYFDYVKGVDSRKSDDRILVDRLLSKDELVSLGAFLYAAGCFGFVLLTLASPAKMEHLALVYFGGLSSSFLYTGGVGLKYIALGDVLILVIFGPISVVFAFMAQTGYVELGTIYYAIPLALNTEAILHSNNTRDMENDRRAGIVTLAILIGHTLSHILYAFLLFTPYIILTVIALKYSIYWFLLPVVFTVATPFRLEREFRNPDKIQEVPKQTARLNMSLGILYVTACLFESSLPYL; via the coding sequence ATGATGGCCAATGGTATTCAGAATTCAGCTAGACGAATTGAAGACAACTTGATGGGGAATGATGTATACCACTCCGcgtcgtcgtcttcgtcgGCCCTGGGTTCTCCCCTCATGAAGTTGTCCTCATATTTCCTGGCGGTCCGACCATGGTCGTTGAGCGCGTCGCTGATGCCAACGCTTCTCGGATCCGTTCTCGCTTATCGACTAACGGGCCCGGCGGACTTCAGTTTGATATCGCTGATCCTTACCGTTTTCATAGTGCTTTGTGTGCACGGCGCTGGTAACGTGGTGAACACGTATTTTGACTATGTGAAGGGCGTTGATAGCAGAAAAAGCGATGACAGAATATTGGTAGATCGTTTATTATCCAAGGACGAATTGGTCTCCCTGGGGGCGTTCCTGTACGCAGCGGGCTGTTTCGGATTCGTCCTACTGACACTCGCCTCTCCCGCGAAGATGGAGCATCTGGCTCTTGTGTACTTCGGAGGTTTGTCCTCGTCCTTTCTCTACACAGGAGGCGtaggattaaaatatatcgctCTGGGCGATGTACTTATCTTAGTCATATTTGGTCCAATCTCAGTTGTATTTGCGTTTATGGCGCAAACTGGTTACGTTGAGCTAGGAACAATTTATTACGCGATACCTCTCGCCTTGAACACCGAAGCTATTTTGCACAGTAACAACACGAGGGACATGGAGAATGACAGGAGGGCCGGAATTGTAACGCTCGCTATTCTAATAGGTCATACCCTGTCTCACATTTTGTATGCTTTTTTACTGTTTACACCGTATATAATACTTACAGTAATAGCGTTAAAATATTCCATTTACTGGTTTTTACTGCCAGTGGTTTTTACTGTGGCAACCCCCTTTCGATTAGAAAGAGAATTTCGCAATCCGGATAAAATTCAAGAGGTGCCTAAACAGACAGCCAGATTAAACATGAGTCTAGGTATTTTGTATGTTACCGCTTGTTTGTTTGAGAGCTCGCTTCCCTatctgtaa